Sequence from the Fusobacterium sp. IOR10 genome:
TTAACTGTTGAAACTAAATTAGGAATAAGATCATATCTTTTTTTCAAATATGCATCTATTGTTGAAAAGGCTTCCTCAACAAAATTTCTTCCCTTTACAAGCTTGTTATAAACACCTACAAATAACATTACTATAAAAGCAATTACTAAAAGTATTACAATTACTGCTATCATAATTCCCTCCTTGAAACATTTATTTTTTATTTTGAATCCTTTTTAACATTTTTAATTGAAATCTCCTAGGAATAAAATTTGAGATAAAAACCAGTAACTTGTTAATCACTCCTGGAATACAAATTTCCTTCCCTCTAAAATAGTCCCTAAGAGCTATTTTAGCCACATTGGAAGCTTCCATAATATAAAAACCCTGTGCTTTTTCCATTCCATTGAACTTGGTTTTAGTTGGTCCAGGTAAAAGACACATTACCCTTATTTTTCTATCTCTTAATTCCTCTGAGATACCATTTGAAAATGATTTCACATAGGATTTACTAGCATAATAAGTTGCAAATAGTGGGCCACCACTTTGGCACGCCCCTGTTGAAGAAACATTTATTATTCCCTTATTTTCATTTCCCTTTACTTCCTTTAAAAATTTATGTGTCATATATGTAAGGGCTACTATATTTAAATCTATTATATTTTTATTTTTTTCCCAAGATAAGGTACAAAAATTTGAAATATAACCTACCCCTGCATTATTTATTAAAAGATCAACTGAAATCTTCATATTTTTTAATTTTATAAAAATATCATCTATTTCCTTTTCATTTGTTATGTCTGCTCTAATTGGAATAAAACTTAAAGGAAATTCCCCTTGTATAGTTTCAAGTTCTTTTTCTGTTCTTGATACTCCAATAACTTTATCCCCTCTGTTAATA
This genomic interval carries:
- a CDS encoding SDR family oxidoreductase, which gives rise to MYVLITGVTKGIGRSLALEFINRGDKVIGVSRTEKELETIQGEFPLSFIPIRADITNEKEIDDIFIKLKNMKISVDLLINNAGVGYISNFCTLSWEKNKNIIDLNIVALTYMTHKFLKEVKGNENKGIINVSSTGACQSGGPLFATYYASKSYVKSFSNGISEELRDRKIRVMCLLPGPTKTKFNGMEKAQGFYIMEASNVAKIALRDYFRGKEICIPGVINKLLVFISNFIPRRFQLKMLKRIQNKK